A genomic stretch from Onychostoma macrolepis isolate SWU-2019 chromosome 02, ASM1243209v1, whole genome shotgun sequence includes:
- the hsd11b1lb gene encoding hydroxysteroid 11-beta-dehydrogenase 1-like protein: MKGYLGFFLLIAVLTAYMWRDTFDPESVRGARVLITGASSGIGEQMAYHYAKFGAQIVITARRVDALKKVVQECVKLGAKKAMYVTGDMSDPADPERVFKYAVEKLGGLDFLVLNHVGNTNVELWNGDSDHVRSLMQVNFVSYVQMATAALPVLEMSGGSIMVVSSVAGKLASPFVAPYTATKFAMNGFFGALQNELALKKSNVSVSILILGLIDTESAMNKIRGYATMTAYPASEAALSIIKAGATHQREAYYPWFHYFTCLINNIFPFMKDILLSGLSAELMD, from the exons AGTCTGTTCGGGGGGCCCGAGTGTTGATCACAGGGGCCAGTTCAGGCATCGGGGAGCAGATGGCCTACCATTACGCAAAGTTCGGAGCTCAGATCGTCATCACTGCCAGACGAGTAGATGCTTTGAAAAAG GTGGTGCAGGAGTGTGTGAAACTGGGTGCAAAGAAGGCGATGTATGTGACCGGAGACATGTCTGACCCCGCCGACCCCGAGAGAGTCTTCAAATACGCTGTGGAGAAACTGG GTGGGCTGGACTTTCTAGTGTTGAATCATGTTGGAAACACCAACGTTGAACTCTGGAATGGAGACTCCGATCACGTCAGGTCACTCATGCAG GTGAATTTTGTGAGTTATGTGCAAATGGCCACAGCAGCTCTTCCTGTTCTGGAAATGTCCGGTGGATCCATCATGGTAGTGTCTTCAGTGGCAG GTAAGCTGGCGAGTCCGTTCGTGGCTCCGTATACCGCTACCAAGTTTGCTATGAACGGTTTCTTTGGAGCGCTGCAGAATGAACTGGCACTCAAGAAGAGCAACGTGTCGGTTTCCATCCTGATCCTCGGACTGATAGACACAGAATCAGCCATGAATAAGATCAG GGGATATGCCACGATGACCGCCTATCCCGCCAGTGAAGCTGCTCTGAGCATCATCAAAGCCGGGGCGACCCATCAGAGAGAGGCCTACTACCCCTGGTTCCACTACTTCACCTGCCTGATCAATAACATCTTCCCCTTCATGAAGGACATTCTTCTGTCAGGCCTCAGCGCGGAGTTAATGGACTAA